One part of the Mangrovibacillus cuniculi genome encodes these proteins:
- a CDS encoding endolytic transglycosylase MltG has translation MKKWIQGVAVGLLLSSLLLFIFAADNKPVNEEEIKSSLADEQLKELASLKEENNLLRLEVTELKSQQLDLPPVEETTEEDTTVEASEAEEQAETETQLTPIQFASGETTSDLASKLAQMGFISSENEFLSLLEETGKAGQIRTGTYQVSKDMSIEEIAFVFIRRPSSY, from the coding sequence ATGAAAAAATGGATACAAGGAGTAGCAGTTGGACTACTACTATCCTCCCTGCTTCTCTTTATTTTTGCTGCTGATAATAAGCCTGTAAACGAAGAAGAAATTAAATCCTCCTTAGCTGATGAGCAATTAAAGGAACTTGCGTCTTTAAAGGAAGAAAACAACTTACTTAGGCTAGAGGTTACGGAGTTGAAGTCGCAGCAATTAGACTTACCGCCTGTGGAAGAAACTACAGAAGAAGATACTACAGTGGAAGCTTCTGAAGCAGAAGAGCAAGCTGAAACAGAGACACAATTAACGCCGATACAATTTGCTTCCGGAGAAACAACCAGTGATTTAGCAAGTAAACTCGCTCAAATGGGATTCATTTCATCTGAAAATGAGTTCTTATCATTGTTAGAAGAGACTGGTAAAGCTGGGCAAATTAGAACTGGAACGTATCAAGTAAGTAAAGATATGTCGATTGAAGAAATCGCATTCGTGTTTATTAGACGTCCATCATCTTATTAA
- the phoU gene encoding phosphate signaling complex protein PhoU → MSIRGQFDLDLKELQNLLNELSHVALGALNDAIRSLDNLDVEAALAVMENDYRADDLEEEINDLAILLIAKQQPVATDLRRIIVAIKIASDLERIADYAVNIAKSTIRIGNGPLIKPIEHIRAMYGHASKMILLTVEAFNEEDVVKAKEIAEIDDEIDALYGQTIQELLTLTKERPEDIAQITQLSFICRYLERAGDHATNIAENVFYLVKGRHYDLNK, encoded by the coding sequence ATGAGTATTCGTGGACAATTTGATTTGGATTTAAAAGAACTTCAGAACCTTTTAAATGAGTTAAGTCATGTAGCATTAGGTGCGTTAAACGACGCTATCAGATCATTAGATAATTTAGACGTGGAAGCGGCATTGGCTGTCATGGAAAATGACTATCGTGCCGATGATTTAGAAGAAGAAATTAATGATTTAGCAATTCTATTAATTGCAAAGCAACAACCAGTTGCAACAGACCTTCGACGTATCATTGTTGCTATCAAAATTGCGTCTGACTTAGAGCGTATTGCTGACTATGCTGTAAACATTGCTAAGTCAACTATTCGTATTGGGAATGGCCCTCTCATTAAGCCTATTGAACATATTCGTGCAATGTATGGTCATGCTTCTAAGATGATTTTGTTAACAGTAGAGGCGTTTAATGAAGAGGATGTTGTCAAAGCGAAAGAAATTGCGGAGATTGATGATGAAATTGATGCTTTATATGGACAAACAATTCAAGAGCTTTTAACTTTAACGAAAGAGCGTCCTGAAGATATTGCACAAATTACTCAGTTGTCATTTATTTGTCGTTATTTAGAGCGCGCAGGTGATCACGCAACGAACATTGCAGAGAATGTATTTTACCTTGTTAAAGGTAGACATTATGATTTAAATAAGTAA
- the pstB gene encoding phosphate ABC transporter ATP-binding protein PstB encodes MTTATNELKNNLKDIVKETNVNNTTDSRQAVYQTKQLNLWYGNHHALKNVDFDIMENEVTAIIGPSGCGKSTYIKTLNRMVEMVPTVKTSGEIIYRGHNIFDKAYKVEDLRTKVGMVFQKPNPFPKSIYDNIAYGPRIHGIKNKKVLDEIVEKSLRGAAIWDEVKDRLNTNAYGLSGGQQQRICIARCLAIEPDVILMDEPTSALDPISTLKVEELVQDLKKDYSIIIVTHNMQQAARISDKTAFFLNGEVIEFDQTDKIFSNPTDKRTEDYISGRFG; translated from the coding sequence ATGACAACAGCAACTAATGAATTAAAAAACAACTTAAAAGATATCGTAAAAGAAACAAACGTGAACAATACAACTGATTCTAGACAAGCAGTATATCAAACAAAACAGCTTAACTTATGGTACGGTAACCACCATGCGTTGAAAAATGTTGACTTTGATATTATGGAAAATGAGGTAACAGCGATCATTGGGCCATCTGGATGTGGTAAATCAACGTATATTAAAACGTTGAACAGAATGGTAGAAATGGTTCCTACAGTAAAGACATCTGGTGAGATTATATACCGTGGGCATAACATTTTTGATAAAGCATATAAAGTAGAAGACTTAAGAACAAAAGTAGGTATGGTATTCCAAAAACCAAATCCTTTCCCAAAATCTATTTATGACAACATCGCTTATGGACCAAGAATCCATGGTATTAAGAATAAGAAAGTGTTAGATGAGATTGTAGAAAAATCTCTTCGTGGTGCAGCAATTTGGGATGAAGTAAAAGATCGTCTAAACACAAACGCTTATGGACTTTCTGGTGGACAACAACAACGTATTTGTATCGCTCGTTGTTTAGCGATTGAGCCAGACGTTATCTTAATGGATGAGCCTACTTCTGCTCTAGACCCTATTTCCACTTTAAAGGTAGAAGAATTGGTTCAAGACTTGAAGAAAGATTATAGCATCATTATTGTTACTCATAACATGCAACAAGCTGCTCGTATTTCTGACAAAACTGCTTTCTTCTTAAATGGAGAAGTTATTGAGTTTGACCAAACGGATAAGATTTTCTCTAATCCTACTGATAAGCGTACAGAAGATTACATTAGTGGTCGTTTCGGTTAA
- the pstA gene encoding phosphate ABC transporter permease PstA: MTKFIDKDKVSKNMSSRLTKNSILKGIFFLATLFGLVVLVVLLGRIFTQGYSHLTWDFFNNFASRRPEQAGIKAALIGSIWLMISTIVISFALGVGTAIYLEEYAKKNKLTNLIQVNISNLAGVPSVVFGLLGLTVFVRLLGFGVSILAAAFTMSLLILPVIIVASQEAIRAVPKELREASYGMGATKWQTILRVVLPSAVPGILTGSILALSRAVGETAPLIVIGIPAFITSLPSSVLSNFTALPMQIYNWTGRPQEAFQEIAAAAILVMLVFLIVMNSVAVYIRNKYANRY; encoded by the coding sequence ATGACTAAATTTATCGATAAAGACAAAGTCTCTAAAAATATGTCTTCTCGTTTAACGAAGAACTCCATATTAAAGGGAATCTTCTTTTTGGCTACACTATTTGGATTAGTTGTCTTAGTAGTGCTTTTAGGAAGAATATTCACTCAAGGATATAGTCACTTAACATGGGATTTCTTTAACAATTTTGCATCACGCCGACCAGAGCAAGCAGGAATTAAAGCTGCATTAATTGGATCTATATGGTTAATGATATCAACAATTGTTATTTCTTTTGCTCTTGGAGTAGGTACAGCTATTTATTTAGAGGAATATGCAAAGAAAAATAAGCTTACAAATTTAATTCAAGTAAATATTTCCAACTTAGCAGGGGTTCCTTCTGTTGTTTTCGGATTACTAGGATTAACTGTGTTTGTTCGTTTATTAGGTTTTGGTGTAAGTATCTTAGCGGCAGCTTTCACAATGAGCTTACTTATTTTGCCCGTTATTATTGTCGCATCACAAGAAGCTATTCGAGCTGTACCGAAAGAGTTACGTGAAGCTTCTTACGGTATGGGAGCTACGAAATGGCAAACAATCTTGCGTGTGGTACTTCCGAGTGCTGTACCTGGAATCCTAACTGGATCCATACTTGCTTTATCTCGCGCAGTGGGAGAAACTGCTCCACTTATCGTAATTGGTATCCCTGCATTTATTACTTCTTTACCAAGTAGCGTATTGAGTAATTTTACAGCGTTACCTATGCAGATTTATAACTGGACTGGTCGTCCACAAGAAGCTTTCCAAGAAATCGCTGCAGCCGCAATTTTAGTAATGTTAGTATTTTTAATTGTGATGAACTCAGTTGCAGTATATATTCGAAATAAATATGCAAATCGTTACTAA